Proteins encoded together in one Microplitis mediator isolate UGA2020A chromosome 7, iyMicMedi2.1, whole genome shotgun sequence window:
- the LOC130672283 gene encoding vinculin isoform X12 produces the protein MPVFHTKTIESILEPVAQQVSRLVILHEEAEDGNAMPDLERPVYAVSMAVTNLVKVGKETINSSDDALLKQDMPAALQRVEGASRLLEEASALLKHDPYSGPARKKLIEGSRGILQGTSSLLLCFDESEVRKIIRECKRVLDYLAVTEVIETMEDLVHFLKNLSPCLSKVSREVGAREKELTHQVHREILIRCLDQVKTLAPILICSMKIFIHIISQGGRGAEEAAENRNYLSSRMSDELNEIIRVLQLTTYDEEEWDADQLTVLKKAQSAIESRVRTAHDWLDDGRAMQGGVGEKSLRQIIEQANKLADRYLSPSQSDAMSKLASQLVTMTNALCELRQDGKGTTVQAESLARGIKEKLNELRSSVASAIVAADKSGTAQTAHTVAGRLEQANKWLLNPQHDDKGLGQRAIAMIIHEGKKVAEGLPGIHKAEILQLCDEVENLSRQLADMCAYGQGNTPRAQEIARQLSQKLYELKNRIQQAVVSRVVEDFIDITTPLKQFTDAVLIPEGTPGREQNFNDKTHALQIFSNRAVKTARMVAAGGSSGNKKLAEALLNSASQVESLTPQLVNAGRIRMSYPESKAADEHFENLRQQYAETMQRTRALCDEATDSADFIRTSEEQMQKHTFLCEEAIAKQHPQKMVDNTAAIARLANRVILVAKQESDNSEDLSFIQRVNQAADVLQHCVTPMVQDAKAVAMNITDAPSISHWRESNRALLNSVGQVRKALHLDQRTSPDISQLRISDEDKVPLPRHTYFTDKVGEPLKNQPSPSNLGAVSPTFNTGKPQHRSISPLPKWARGGDNPDLLYQELAPENNFEKTAQAGGYYDNYFDHYNVEKNEMVPPRPPLPGGEIAPPRPPPPETDDEDEMFMHAPQPNQPIMMAAHGLHQEVRQWSSKDNDIIAAAKKMAILMARLSGLVRGEGGNKRDLIACAKAIAEASQEVTRLAKELARECTDKRIRTNLLQVCERIPTIGTQLKILSTVKATMLGAQGTEEDQEATDMLVGNAQNLMQSVKETVRAAECASIKIRTASGMKLRWVRRQPWYQY, from the exons aaaaaaactTATTGAAGGTTCGCGAGGTATTCTTCAAGGTACTAGTTCTTTGCTGTTGTGCTTCGACGAAAGCGAAGTGCGTAAAATAATTAGAGAATGTAAAAGAGTTTTGGATTATTTGGCTGTTACTGAAGTAATTGAAACAATGGAAGATCTGgtacattttttaaagaatcTTAGCCCTTGCTTAAGTAAAGTTTCACGTGAAGTAGGAGCAAGAGAAAAAGAGTTGACTCATCAAGTTCATCgtgaaattttaatacgatGTTTAGATCAAGTTAAAACTTTGGCACCAATTTTAATCtgttcaatgaaaatttttatccataTAATATCTCAGGGTGGTAGAGGTGCTGAAGAAGCTGCAGAAAATCGTAATTATCTTTCTAGCCGTATGTCTgatgaattaaatgaaataatacgTGTACTTCAATTGACAACTTATGACGAAGAGGAATGGGATGCTGATCAATTAACG gtATTAAAAAAAGCTCAGAGTGCCATAGAGTCTCGTGTAAGAACAGCTCATGATTGGTTAGACGATGGTAGAGCCATGCAAGGCGGAGTTGGTGAAAAAAGTCTGCGACAAATTATCGAACAAGCAAATAAACTTGCTGATCGTTATCTTTCACCGTCACAATCTGATGCTATGTCTAAACTAGCATCTCAATTAGTAACAATGACTAATGCACTTTGTGAATTACGCCAGGATGGAAAAGGAACAACTGTACAAGCAGAATCACTTGCTCGAGGAATTAAAGAAAAGCTTAATGAACTTCGTTCCTCTGTAGCATCGGCAATCGTTGCAGCTGATAAATCAGGAACAGCTCAAACTGCTCATACTGTTGCTGGTCGACTAGAGCAAGCTAATAAGTGGCTTTTAAATCCCCAACATGATGACAAAGGACTCGGACAACGTGCCATAGCTATGATTATTCATGAaggaaaaaaa gtTGCTGAAGGCCTTCCAGGTATTCATAAAGCGGAAATCCTACAGCTTTGCGATGAAGTAGAGAATTTATCGCGTCAATTAGCTGATATGTGTGCTTATGGTCAAGGAAATACACCACGTGCACAAGAAATAGCACGGCAATTATCACAAAAACTTTacgaattaaaaaatcgtattCAACAAGCAGTTGTGTCACGTGTAGTTGaagattttattgatattacaACACCGTTAAAACAATTTACCGATGCTGTTTTAATTCCCGAAGGCACACCAGGACGTgaacaaaatttcaatgataaaacTCATGCActtcaaatattttcaaatcgtGCTGTTAAAACAGCGCGTATGGTAGCCGCGGGTGGTAGtagtggaaataaaaaattagctgAAGCATTATTAAATAGTGCTTCTCAAGTTGAATCATTAACACCACAATTAGTTAATGCTGGACGTATTAGAATGAGTTATCCAGAAAGTAAAGCTGCTGATGAacactttgaaaatttacgtCAACAGTATGCAGAGACAATGCAGCGAACAAGAGCACTTTGTGATGAAGCTACTGATAGTGCTGATTTTATTCGTACATCTGAAGAACAAATGCAGAAACATACTTTCCTTTGTGAGGAAGCTATTGCTAAACAACATCCACAAAAAATGGTTGATAATACTGCTGCAATTGCTCGTTTAGCTAATAGAGTTATTCTTGTTGCTAAACAAGAGAGTGACAATAGTGAAGATCTTTCATTTATTCAACGAGTTAATCAAGCTGCTGATGTTCTTCAGCACTGTGTTACACCTATGGTGCAAGATGCTAAAGCTGTTGCTATGAATATTACCGATGCTCCGTCTATTTCACATTGGAGGGAAAGCAATCGTGct ctgctAAATAGCGTAGGACAAGTTCGCAAAGCTCTGCATCTTGATCAAAGAACTTCTCCGGATATTTCGCAGCTGCGAATTAGCGATG aagatAAAGTGCCCCTACCTCGGCACACTTACTTTACAGATAAag TCGGTGAACCTTTGAAGAATCAACCGTCACCCAGCAATTTGGGCGCGGTCAGCCCTACATTCAATACTGGCAAACCGCAACATCGTTCCATCAGTCCTTTGCCTAAATGGGCACGTGGAG GAGATAATCCAGACCTACTATACCAGGAACTTGCCCCTGAGAACAACTTTGAGAAAACGGCTCAAGCCGGAG GATattacgataattattttgatcattacaatgtggaaaaaaatg aaATGGTACCACCAAGACCTCCGTTACCAGGTGGAGAGATAGCACCTCCAAGACCACCACCACCAGAGACTGATGATGAAGATGAAATGTTTATGCATGCACCTCAACCAAATCAACCTATcatg atgGCAGCTCATGGTCTCCATCAAGAAGTTCGTCAATGGTCTAGCAAAGATAATGATATCATTGCTGCTGCTAAAAAAATGGCTATTTTGATGGCTCGTCTTTCTGGTTTAGTTCGAGGTGAAGGAGGTAATAAACGTGATTTGATTGCTTGTGCTAAAGCTATTGCTGAAGCATCACAAGAAGTTACTCGTTTAGCTAAAGAATTAGCTAGAGAATGCACAGACAAACGTATTCgcacg aacTTACTTCAAGTATGTGAAAGAATCCCGACAATAGGAACTCAATTGAAGATCTTATCAACTGTAAAAGCAACAATGCTTGGTGCTCAAG GTACGGAAGAGGACCAAGAAGCAACAGATATGCTGGTCGGAAACGCTCAAAATCTTATGCAAAGTGTAAAAGAGACAGTGAGAGCTGCAGAGTGTGCAAGCATCAAGATTCGTACCGCGTCTGGAATGAAATTACGCTGGGTGCGCCGTCAACCTTGGTACCAATATTAG
- the LOC130672283 gene encoding vinculin isoform X2 produces the protein MPVFHTKTIESILEPVAQQVSRLVILHEEAEDGNAMPDLERPVYAVSMAVTNLVKVGKETINSSDDALLKQDMPAALQRVEGASRLLEEASALLKHDPYSGPARKKLIEGSRGILQGTSSLLLCFDESEVRKIIRECKRVLDYLAVTEVIETMEDLVHFLKNLSPCLSKVSREVGAREKELTHQVHREILIRCLDQVKTLAPILICSMKIFIHIISQGGRGAEEAAENRNYLSSRMSDELNEIIRVLQLTTYDEEEWDADQLTVLKKAQSAIESRVRTAHDWLDDGRAMQGGVGEKSLRQIIEQANKLADRYLSPSQSDAMSKLASQLVTMTNALCELRQDGKGTTVQAESLARGIKEKLNELRSSVASAIVAADKSGTAQTAHTVAGRLEQANKWLLNPQHDDKGLGQRAIAMIIHEGKKNQQSLPYVSLLLCRRIYKNVAEGLPGIHKAEILQLCDEVENLSRQLADMCAYGQGNTPRAQEIARQLSQKLYELKNRIQQAVVSRVVEDFIDITTPLKQFTDAVLIPEGTPGREQNFNDKTHALQIFSNRAVKTARMVAAGGSSGNKKLAEALLNSASQVESLTPQLVNAGRIRMSYPESKAADEHFENLRQQYAETMQRTRALCDEATDSADFIRTSEEQMQKHTFLCEEAIAKQHPQKMVDNTAAIARLANRVILVAKQESDNSEDLSFIQRVNQAADVLQHCVTPMVQDAKAVAMNITDAPSISHWRESNRALLNSVGQVRKALHLDQRTSPDISQLRISDEDKVPLPRHTYFTDKVGEPLKNQPSPSNLGAVSPTFNTGKPQHRSISPLPKWARGGDNPDLLYQELAPENNFEKTAQAGGYYDNYFDHYNVEKNEMVPPRPPLPGGEIAPPRPPPPETDDEDEMFMHAPQPNQPIMMAAHGLHQEVRQWSSKDNDIIAAAKKMAILMARLSGLVRGEGGNKRDLIACAKAIAEASQEVTRLAKELARECTDKRIRTNLLQVCERIPTIGTQLKILSTVKATMLGAQGTEEDQEATDMLVGNAQNLMQSVKETVRAAECASIKIRTASGMKLRWVRRQPWYQY, from the exons aaaaaaactTATTGAAGGTTCGCGAGGTATTCTTCAAGGTACTAGTTCTTTGCTGTTGTGCTTCGACGAAAGCGAAGTGCGTAAAATAATTAGAGAATGTAAAAGAGTTTTGGATTATTTGGCTGTTACTGAAGTAATTGAAACAATGGAAGATCTGgtacattttttaaagaatcTTAGCCCTTGCTTAAGTAAAGTTTCACGTGAAGTAGGAGCAAGAGAAAAAGAGTTGACTCATCAAGTTCATCgtgaaattttaatacgatGTTTAGATCAAGTTAAAACTTTGGCACCAATTTTAATCtgttcaatgaaaatttttatccataTAATATCTCAGGGTGGTAGAGGTGCTGAAGAAGCTGCAGAAAATCGTAATTATCTTTCTAGCCGTATGTCTgatgaattaaatgaaataatacgTGTACTTCAATTGACAACTTATGACGAAGAGGAATGGGATGCTGATCAATTAACG gtATTAAAAAAAGCTCAGAGTGCCATAGAGTCTCGTGTAAGAACAGCTCATGATTGGTTAGACGATGGTAGAGCCATGCAAGGCGGAGTTGGTGAAAAAAGTCTGCGACAAATTATCGAACAAGCAAATAAACTTGCTGATCGTTATCTTTCACCGTCACAATCTGATGCTATGTCTAAACTAGCATCTCAATTAGTAACAATGACTAATGCACTTTGTGAATTACGCCAGGATGGAAAAGGAACAACTGTACAAGCAGAATCACTTGCTCGAGGAATTAAAGAAAAGCTTAATGAACTTCGTTCCTCTGTAGCATCGGCAATCGTTGCAGCTGATAAATCAGGAACAGCTCAAACTGCTCATACTGTTGCTGGTCGACTAGAGCAAGCTAATAAGTGGCTTTTAAATCCCCAACATGATGACAAAGGACTCGGACAACGTGCCATAGCTATGATTATTCATGAaggaaaaaaa AATCAGCAAAGTTTACCATACGTAAGTTTGTTATTGTGTAGAAGaatctataaaaat gtTGCTGAAGGCCTTCCAGGTATTCATAAAGCGGAAATCCTACAGCTTTGCGATGAAGTAGAGAATTTATCGCGTCAATTAGCTGATATGTGTGCTTATGGTCAAGGAAATACACCACGTGCACAAGAAATAGCACGGCAATTATCACAAAAACTTTacgaattaaaaaatcgtattCAACAAGCAGTTGTGTCACGTGTAGTTGaagattttattgatattacaACACCGTTAAAACAATTTACCGATGCTGTTTTAATTCCCGAAGGCACACCAGGACGTgaacaaaatttcaatgataaaacTCATGCActtcaaatattttcaaatcgtGCTGTTAAAACAGCGCGTATGGTAGCCGCGGGTGGTAGtagtggaaataaaaaattagctgAAGCATTATTAAATAGTGCTTCTCAAGTTGAATCATTAACACCACAATTAGTTAATGCTGGACGTATTAGAATGAGTTATCCAGAAAGTAAAGCTGCTGATGAacactttgaaaatttacgtCAACAGTATGCAGAGACAATGCAGCGAACAAGAGCACTTTGTGATGAAGCTACTGATAGTGCTGATTTTATTCGTACATCTGAAGAACAAATGCAGAAACATACTTTCCTTTGTGAGGAAGCTATTGCTAAACAACATCCACAAAAAATGGTTGATAATACTGCTGCAATTGCTCGTTTAGCTAATAGAGTTATTCTTGTTGCTAAACAAGAGAGTGACAATAGTGAAGATCTTTCATTTATTCAACGAGTTAATCAAGCTGCTGATGTTCTTCAGCACTGTGTTACACCTATGGTGCAAGATGCTAAAGCTGTTGCTATGAATATTACCGATGCTCCGTCTATTTCACATTGGAGGGAAAGCAATCGTGct ctgctAAATAGCGTAGGACAAGTTCGCAAAGCTCTGCATCTTGATCAAAGAACTTCTCCGGATATTTCGCAGCTGCGAATTAGCGATG aagatAAAGTGCCCCTACCTCGGCACACTTACTTTACAGATAAag TCGGTGAACCTTTGAAGAATCAACCGTCACCCAGCAATTTGGGCGCGGTCAGCCCTACATTCAATACTGGCAAACCGCAACATCGTTCCATCAGTCCTTTGCCTAAATGGGCACGTGGAG GAGATAATCCAGACCTACTATACCAGGAACTTGCCCCTGAGAACAACTTTGAGAAAACGGCTCAAGCCGGAG GATattacgataattattttgatcattacaatgtggaaaaaaatg aaATGGTACCACCAAGACCTCCGTTACCAGGTGGAGAGATAGCACCTCCAAGACCACCACCACCAGAGACTGATGATGAAGATGAAATGTTTATGCATGCACCTCAACCAAATCAACCTATcatg atgGCAGCTCATGGTCTCCATCAAGAAGTTCGTCAATGGTCTAGCAAAGATAATGATATCATTGCTGCTGCTAAAAAAATGGCTATTTTGATGGCTCGTCTTTCTGGTTTAGTTCGAGGTGAAGGAGGTAATAAACGTGATTTGATTGCTTGTGCTAAAGCTATTGCTGAAGCATCACAAGAAGTTACTCGTTTAGCTAAAGAATTAGCTAGAGAATGCACAGACAAACGTATTCgcacg aacTTACTTCAAGTATGTGAAAGAATCCCGACAATAGGAACTCAATTGAAGATCTTATCAACTGTAAAAGCAACAATGCTTGGTGCTCAAG GTACGGAAGAGGACCAAGAAGCAACAGATATGCTGGTCGGAAACGCTCAAAATCTTATGCAAAGTGTAAAAGAGACAGTGAGAGCTGCAGAGTGTGCAAGCATCAAGATTCGTACCGCGTCTGGAATGAAATTACGCTGGGTGCGCCGTCAACCTTGGTACCAATATTAG
- the LOC130672283 gene encoding vinculin isoform X3, whose product MPVFHTKTIESILEPVAQQVSRLVILHEEAEDGNAMPDLERPVYAVSMAVTNLVKVGKETINSSDDALLKQDMPAALQRVEGASRLLEEASALLKHDPYSGPARKKLIEGSRGILQGTSSLLLCFDESEVRKIIRECKRVLDYLAVTEVIETMEDLVHFLKNLSPCLSKVSREVGAREKELTHQVHREILIRCLDQVKTLAPILICSMKIFIHIISQGGRGAEEAAENRNYLSSRMSDELNEIIRVLQLTTYDEEEWDADQLTVLKKAQSAIESRVRTAHDWLDDGRAMQGGVGEKSLRQIIEQANKLADRYLSPSQSDAMSKLASQLVTMTNALCELRQDGKGTTVQAESLARGIKEKLNELRSSVASAIVAADKSGTAQTAHTVAGRLEQANKWLLNPQHDDKGLGQRAIAMIIHEGKKNQQSLPYVAEGLPGIHKAEILQLCDEVENLSRQLADMCAYGQGNTPRAQEIARQLSQKLYELKNRIQQAVVSRVVEDFIDITTPLKQFTDAVLIPEGTPGREQNFNDKTHALQIFSNRAVKTARMVAAGGSSGNKKLAEALLNSASQVESLTPQLVNAGRIRMSYPESKAADEHFENLRQQYAETMQRTRALCDEATDSADFIRTSEEQMQKHTFLCEEAIAKQHPQKMVDNTAAIARLANRVILVAKQESDNSEDLSFIQRVNQAADVLQHCVTPMVQDAKAVAMNITDAPSISHWRESNRALLNSVGQVRKALHLDQRTSPDISQLRISDEDKVPLPRHTYFTDKVGEPLKNQPSPSNLGAVSPTFNTGKPQHRSISPLPKWARGGDNPDLLYQELAPENNFEKTAQAGGYYDNYFDHYNVEKNEMVPPRPPLPGGEIAPPRPPPPETDDEDEMFMHAPQPNQPIMMAAHGLHQEVRQWSSKDNDIIAAAKKMAILMARLSGLVRGEGGNKRDLIACAKAIAEASQEVTRLAKELARECTDKRIRTNLLQVCERIPTIGTQLKILSTVKATMLGAQETLPTWEELMLYGTEEDQEATDMLVGNAQNLMQSVKETVRAAECASIKIRTASGMKLRWVRRQPWYQY is encoded by the exons aaaaaaactTATTGAAGGTTCGCGAGGTATTCTTCAAGGTACTAGTTCTTTGCTGTTGTGCTTCGACGAAAGCGAAGTGCGTAAAATAATTAGAGAATGTAAAAGAGTTTTGGATTATTTGGCTGTTACTGAAGTAATTGAAACAATGGAAGATCTGgtacattttttaaagaatcTTAGCCCTTGCTTAAGTAAAGTTTCACGTGAAGTAGGAGCAAGAGAAAAAGAGTTGACTCATCAAGTTCATCgtgaaattttaatacgatGTTTAGATCAAGTTAAAACTTTGGCACCAATTTTAATCtgttcaatgaaaatttttatccataTAATATCTCAGGGTGGTAGAGGTGCTGAAGAAGCTGCAGAAAATCGTAATTATCTTTCTAGCCGTATGTCTgatgaattaaatgaaataatacgTGTACTTCAATTGACAACTTATGACGAAGAGGAATGGGATGCTGATCAATTAACG gtATTAAAAAAAGCTCAGAGTGCCATAGAGTCTCGTGTAAGAACAGCTCATGATTGGTTAGACGATGGTAGAGCCATGCAAGGCGGAGTTGGTGAAAAAAGTCTGCGACAAATTATCGAACAAGCAAATAAACTTGCTGATCGTTATCTTTCACCGTCACAATCTGATGCTATGTCTAAACTAGCATCTCAATTAGTAACAATGACTAATGCACTTTGTGAATTACGCCAGGATGGAAAAGGAACAACTGTACAAGCAGAATCACTTGCTCGAGGAATTAAAGAAAAGCTTAATGAACTTCGTTCCTCTGTAGCATCGGCAATCGTTGCAGCTGATAAATCAGGAACAGCTCAAACTGCTCATACTGTTGCTGGTCGACTAGAGCAAGCTAATAAGTGGCTTTTAAATCCCCAACATGATGACAAAGGACTCGGACAACGTGCCATAGCTATGATTATTCATGAaggaaaaaaa AATCAGCAAAGTTTACCATAC gtTGCTGAAGGCCTTCCAGGTATTCATAAAGCGGAAATCCTACAGCTTTGCGATGAAGTAGAGAATTTATCGCGTCAATTAGCTGATATGTGTGCTTATGGTCAAGGAAATACACCACGTGCACAAGAAATAGCACGGCAATTATCACAAAAACTTTacgaattaaaaaatcgtattCAACAAGCAGTTGTGTCACGTGTAGTTGaagattttattgatattacaACACCGTTAAAACAATTTACCGATGCTGTTTTAATTCCCGAAGGCACACCAGGACGTgaacaaaatttcaatgataaaacTCATGCActtcaaatattttcaaatcgtGCTGTTAAAACAGCGCGTATGGTAGCCGCGGGTGGTAGtagtggaaataaaaaattagctgAAGCATTATTAAATAGTGCTTCTCAAGTTGAATCATTAACACCACAATTAGTTAATGCTGGACGTATTAGAATGAGTTATCCAGAAAGTAAAGCTGCTGATGAacactttgaaaatttacgtCAACAGTATGCAGAGACAATGCAGCGAACAAGAGCACTTTGTGATGAAGCTACTGATAGTGCTGATTTTATTCGTACATCTGAAGAACAAATGCAGAAACATACTTTCCTTTGTGAGGAAGCTATTGCTAAACAACATCCACAAAAAATGGTTGATAATACTGCTGCAATTGCTCGTTTAGCTAATAGAGTTATTCTTGTTGCTAAACAAGAGAGTGACAATAGTGAAGATCTTTCATTTATTCAACGAGTTAATCAAGCTGCTGATGTTCTTCAGCACTGTGTTACACCTATGGTGCAAGATGCTAAAGCTGTTGCTATGAATATTACCGATGCTCCGTCTATTTCACATTGGAGGGAAAGCAATCGTGct ctgctAAATAGCGTAGGACAAGTTCGCAAAGCTCTGCATCTTGATCAAAGAACTTCTCCGGATATTTCGCAGCTGCGAATTAGCGATG aagatAAAGTGCCCCTACCTCGGCACACTTACTTTACAGATAAag TCGGTGAACCTTTGAAGAATCAACCGTCACCCAGCAATTTGGGCGCGGTCAGCCCTACATTCAATACTGGCAAACCGCAACATCGTTCCATCAGTCCTTTGCCTAAATGGGCACGTGGAG GAGATAATCCAGACCTACTATACCAGGAACTTGCCCCTGAGAACAACTTTGAGAAAACGGCTCAAGCCGGAG GATattacgataattattttgatcattacaatgtggaaaaaaatg aaATGGTACCACCAAGACCTCCGTTACCAGGTGGAGAGATAGCACCTCCAAGACCACCACCACCAGAGACTGATGATGAAGATGAAATGTTTATGCATGCACCTCAACCAAATCAACCTATcatg atgGCAGCTCATGGTCTCCATCAAGAAGTTCGTCAATGGTCTAGCAAAGATAATGATATCATTGCTGCTGCTAAAAAAATGGCTATTTTGATGGCTCGTCTTTCTGGTTTAGTTCGAGGTGAAGGAGGTAATAAACGTGATTTGATTGCTTGTGCTAAAGCTATTGCTGAAGCATCACAAGAAGTTACTCGTTTAGCTAAAGAATTAGCTAGAGAATGCACAGACAAACGTATTCgcacg aacTTACTTCAAGTATGTGAAAGAATCCCGACAATAGGAACTCAATTGAAGATCTTATCAACTGTAAAAGCAACAATGCTTGGTGCTCAAG AAACGCTCCCCACCTGGGAAGAACTGATGCtatatg GTACGGAAGAGGACCAAGAAGCAACAGATATGCTGGTCGGAAACGCTCAAAATCTTATGCAAAGTGTAAAAGAGACAGTGAGAGCTGCAGAGTGTGCAAGCATCAAGATTCGTACCGCGTCTGGAATGAAATTACGCTGGGTGCGCCGTCAACCTTGGTACCAATATTAG